GTTCATCGCCCAACTGTCAATCGAGGAATTTCATGGGATCGGGCCGGTCACCGCGGAGAAGATGCGGGGGATGGGAATTCAGACTGGGGCTGACCTACAGGCGATCGCGGAGCGAAAACTCGTCCACCACTTTGGCAAGCGGGGGCGTCACTTCAAGAAGCTCGCGGAGGGAACCGACGACCGGCCCGTTCAGCCCGATCGGGACCGCAAGTCGGTGGGGGCCGAACGAACCTTCTCGGAGGACATTGCCGAGACGGGGAAGATGCTGGAACGGCTGTCCCCGATCGCCGAGAGGGTGGCTCAACGTCTTCGAAAAGCGAAGCGGAAGGGACGAACCGTAACCCTCAAGCTTAAGAGCCACGACCACCAGGTGTCCACCCGACAGACGACGGTGGAACGGCCCCTTCGCGCAAAGGACGAGCTCATGATCATGACGGAGCGTCTCCTGCAACGCCCTCACCCCCCGAAAGAGCCCGTTCGGCTTCTGGGGATCAGCGTTTCCTCACTCACCGAGGGCGAAGAGGCAGGCGGCCAGCTGGAGTTTGACTTTCGTCCGTGAGGGACGCACGGGCTCAGTTGGATGCCTGGAGGTCGTAGGTAGCGGCCGCCTGGCTGGCAAGGGCAGTCTCGTCGGTGGAGATCACGTCGACGCCCTGGTCAAACAGGCGGTGGTACACGATGAGTCCTTGGTTGCGCGCCTGCTGGTCGGTTTCTCCAAAGGTCCCGACGGACATCGGGACCTTGTTTTCCGAGAACACCTGGGCGGGGCCGTCGGCAATCGCCCCGACCCCGACCCACCCAAGCAAACGGGAGGGGTCGATGTCCCGAACGAGGGTGCTGGCTTCCTCGCTTGTCTCTGCCGAGACTGAGAGGATGAGGTTCGGCAGGCGCTGGTGATACCACCGGGCATCCTCCAGCGTGTAGGTGATGACCAGTGCCTGATCCAGGGCATCATGTTGCTGGAGGGCCGTCGCAACCCGGGAGCGGGGCACGTTGTCCTTCACGTCGAGCTGAAGAACAGTCCGCCCTTCCGCCCAGGCCAGTGCCTCTGAGAGCGTAGGGATTTCAAATCGAGTTCGGGTGCCACTGTCGGTGACAAGTTGGAAGGACCGGAGCTCCTCCAACGTACGGGTCTGGACAGAGTCACGTCCAGTTGTCGTCCGGTCGAGGGTCTCGTCGTGCATCAGCACGAGTACACTATCCCGGGTCATCCGCACGTCGGTTTCCAGAAGGACCGGCCCTTGAGTGAGGGCGTGGCCAAAGGTTGGGAGTGCATTCTCGGGGAAGCCCGTATCCGGGCCGCCCCGGTGGGCACTCACCAGAGGATCCGGAGAAGAACGGAGATAGGCCGCTAGGCTGTCTGCGTGGGGAAAGTCCCGGTAGTTCTCCGCCAGGGGCTTGGCGACCGCCTTGCCGGCCGTCTCCTGCTCGGAGCCCTGGCATCCGCTGAGGGCAAAGGCCCCGAGGACACACGTGCAAAGGAAGAGCCATGCCGGAGGCCATGGCCGAGGAAAACGTCTCACAGTACTGAATTGAGTGACATTCGTGGTGCGGCGTCCCCCACTTTCTTTAAGGATGTGCGTGGTCGCGGACCTCAACACGAACCGTGGTGGTATCGGTGCGCGCTGAGATCAGATGTCCGACCTTTCCACTGCACGATACGCTTCTAACCCCGTGCACAAGAACAGGTCCCTGCTAGATGGCGTCGTCAGCGATTTTTTTGGAGAACCGACGTGGGTGTTTCTGGATGTTCGCCCAAAGAAGCGTTCTCGCGCCAAGCCCTGCTTGTGATTCTGCAGAACTTATGCCGTCGGAGGCGGAAACGGATGCATCCTCTGATTCGACTTGGCCACTGCCAAAGAGCAGAACGCTCAGCTAGTTGCGGGGAATTTGCACGCTGGAGGCGGGGCGTGTCGTGACGGTGGGGCGCTGCTGCAGCCAGCGCACGTACCCAAACGACTGGTCGGGGGCCAGGGAGACCGGTAGCGTCTCGTCCAGCACGACCGCGCCGGCCGCCGTAAGCGTATCCACGAGGCCCGCCACAGGCCCTTCGGCTTCCAGGCAGAAGGTCCAGGCGGTCTCCTCATCGGCCTCGACCGTCGTCAGTTCGGCTTCAAGAGTCGCCGCAGGCGTCGTGGGGAGGCGTTCTGTCAGGGCAGACTGCTCCCCCGGAGCAAACGACAACTGACGGCGTGTCTTCTTTACGGGCACCCACAGGTCCGTGGGGTCGTCGTCCCACAGGTGGGACGCAGAGTCCGC
This is a stretch of genomic DNA from Salinibacter grassmerensis. It encodes these proteins:
- a CDS encoding glycerophosphodiester phosphodiesterase family protein, which codes for MRRFPRPWPPAWLFLCTCVLGAFALSGCQGSEQETAGKAVAKPLAENYRDFPHADSLAAYLRSSPDPLVSAHRGGPDTGFPENALPTFGHALTQGPVLLETDVRMTRDSVLVLMHDETLDRTTTGRDSVQTRTLEELRSFQLVTDSGTRTRFEIPTLSEALAWAEGRTVLQLDVKDNVPRSRVATALQQHDALDQALVITYTLEDARWYHQRLPNLILSVSAETSEEASTLVRDIDPSRLLGWVGVGAIADGPAQVFSENKVPMSVGTFGETDQQARNQGLIVYHRLFDQGVDVISTDETALASQAAATYDLQASN